A genomic stretch from Limnobacter thiooxidans includes:
- a CDS encoding mechanosensitive ion channel family protein, giving the protein MNEQFETLFKYIEPAKLLELGLQAMKFILVIVVALFILRLVKAAIQRVGARMQARSKTLDDQKRVETLTRVLKYVANVVILLLGALIALGTIGISIAPVLAAAGVVGLAVGFGAQSLVKDYFTGVVLLLENQIRAGDTIEVGGKSGTVENVTLRYVRLRDAHGNVHFVPNGQINSVTNSTMDFAYAVIDVGIAYKEDVDASIQVMQKVGVELAEDPEWASKITEPMTTFGVQELADSAVIVRVRFKTQPGEQWGVRREYNKRIKAAFDRVGIEIPFPHVTMCPSGTSTVELPAQITSK; this is encoded by the coding sequence ATGAACGAACAATTTGAAACCCTATTCAAGTACATTGAGCCAGCAAAATTGCTGGAGCTTGGCTTGCAGGCCATGAAATTTATCCTGGTCATTGTTGTGGCGCTGTTTATACTGCGGCTAGTTAAAGCCGCGATTCAGCGTGTTGGCGCAAGAATGCAAGCCCGCAGCAAAACCCTGGACGACCAGAAACGCGTCGAAACACTAACGCGCGTGCTGAAGTACGTGGCCAACGTGGTCATTCTTCTCTTGGGTGCATTGATCGCATTGGGTACCATCGGCATTTCAATTGCCCCGGTGCTGGCCGCTGCAGGTGTGGTTGGCCTGGCCGTTGGCTTTGGTGCTCAAAGCCTGGTGAAAGACTATTTCACAGGCGTTGTGTTGCTGCTGGAAAACCAGATTCGCGCAGGCGACACCATTGAAGTGGGTGGAAAATCAGGCACCGTGGAAAACGTTACCCTGCGCTATGTAAGGCTGCGGGACGCACACGGTAATGTGCACTTCGTTCCAAACGGCCAAATCAACTCGGTCACCAACTCCACAATGGACTTTGCTTACGCAGTGATAGATGTGGGTATTGCCTACAAGGAAGATGTGGACGCTTCCATTCAAGTCATGCAAAAAGTGGGGGTCGAGTTGGCCGAAGATCCCGAATGGGCCTCAAAAATTACTGAACCGATGACCACTTTTGGTGTTCAGGAACTGGCGGATTCTGCAGTGATTGTACGGGTTCGGTTCAAAACCCAGCCTGGTGAGCAGTGGGGTGTTCGCCGCGAGTACAACAAGCGCATCAAGGCTGCATTCGACAGGGTGGGTATTGAAATTCCATTCCCGCATGTCACGATGTGTCCAAGCGGAACAAGCACTGTGGAGTTGCCAGCTCAAATTACATCAAAGTGA
- a CDS encoding glutamate synthase subunit beta: MGKVTGFMEFERLKEASEAPEKRVKHYKEFVITLNDDEAKIQGARCMDCGIPFCNNGCPVNNIIPDFNDLVYKQDWKAALHTLHSTNNFPEFTGRICPAPCEAACTLGIHELPVGIKSIEHAIIDKGWENNWVVPQVPAKKTGKKVAVVGSGPAGMAAAQQLARVGHDVTLFEKNDRIGGLLRYGIPDFKMEKHHIDRRVEQMQAEGVTFKTGVFVGEKLAEGGITNLAKQTITPKELMAQFDAVILTGGSEVPRDLPIPGRQLKGVHFAMEFLPLQNRVNAGDKLKDQIMATKKNVLVIGGGDTGSDCVGTSNRHGAKQVTQIELMPQPPEEENKPLVWPYWPMKMRTSSSHEEGVARDWAVTTKEFIDDGKGNVKAAKCAKVEWVKDEATGQMKMQEIAGSEFMVEADLVLFAMGFTNPAKSILDAFGVEKDNRGNAKATTDGDGCYRTNVDKVFAAGDMRRGQSLVVWAIREGRQAAREVDEFLMGSTLLPR, translated from the coding sequence ATGGGAAAGGTCACAGGTTTTATGGAATTTGAGCGTTTGAAGGAAGCCAGTGAGGCTCCCGAAAAACGCGTCAAGCACTACAAAGAATTTGTTATTACGCTGAATGATGACGAAGCCAAAATTCAGGGCGCGCGTTGCATGGACTGCGGCATTCCGTTTTGCAACAACGGTTGCCCGGTGAACAACATTATCCCCGACTTCAATGATCTTGTTTACAAGCAAGACTGGAAGGCGGCGTTGCACACCCTGCACAGCACCAACAACTTCCCCGAGTTCACCGGTCGTATTTGCCCGGCTCCATGTGAAGCGGCCTGTACCTTGGGTATTCACGAACTGCCCGTTGGCATCAAGAGCATTGAGCACGCGATCATCGACAAGGGTTGGGAAAACAACTGGGTGGTGCCGCAGGTACCAGCCAAGAAAACCGGCAAGAAAGTGGCTGTGGTGGGTTCAGGCCCAGCAGGCATGGCGGCTGCCCAGCAGTTGGCACGTGTGGGTCACGATGTAACGCTGTTTGAAAAGAACGACCGAATTGGTGGTTTGCTGCGCTATGGCATTCCAGACTTCAAGATGGAAAAGCACCACATCGACCGCCGTGTCGAGCAAATGCAGGCCGAAGGCGTGACCTTCAAGACCGGCGTGTTTGTGGGTGAAAAGCTGGCTGAAGGTGGCATCACCAACCTGGCCAAGCAAACCATTACCCCGAAAGAATTGATGGCTCAGTTTGATGCTGTCATTTTGACTGGCGGTTCAGAAGTACCCCGTGATTTGCCTATTCCTGGTCGTCAGTTGAAAGGTGTTCACTTTGCAATGGAATTCCTGCCACTGCAAAACCGTGTGAACGCAGGTGACAAGTTGAAAGACCAGATCATGGCCACGAAGAAAAACGTGTTGGTGATTGGCGGTGGCGACACCGGCTCCGATTGCGTAGGGACCTCCAACCGCCACGGTGCCAAGCAGGTTACGCAAATTGAATTGATGCCCCAGCCACCCGAAGAAGAAAACAAACCTTTGGTCTGGCCCTACTGGCCCATGAAAATGCGCACCTCGTCTTCCCACGAAGAAGGCGTGGCACGTGACTGGGCAGTGACCACCAAGGAATTCATCGACGACGGCAAAGGCAATGTAAAAGCTGCCAAATGCGCAAAGGTGGAATGGGTGAAAGACGAAGCCACAGGACAAATGAAAATGCAGGAAATCGCAGGTTCAGAATTCATGGTCGAGGCTGACCTGGTGTTGTTTGCCATGGGCTTTACGAACCCCGCGAAAAGCATTCTGGACGCCTTCGGTGTCGAGAAAGACAACCGCGGCAACGCCAAGGCGACTACCGATGGCGATGGCTGCTACCGCACCAATGTCGACAAGGTGTTTGCTGCGGGCGACATGCGCCGCGGTCAGTCACTGGTGGTGTGGGCCATTCGCGAAGGCCGCCAGGCTGCCCGTGAAGTGGACGAGTTCCTGATGGGATCTACCTTACTGCCACGCTGA
- a CDS encoding glutamate synthase-related protein translates to MQQDIRKIAEEKGMYSASNEHDACGVGFVAHIKGKRTHDIIASGLKILENLDHRGAVGADPLMGDGAGILIQIPDAFFREEMAKQGVNLPPAGEYGVGMLFLPKETASRIACEQEIERAVKAEGQVLLGWRDVPVNADMPMSPTVRLKEPVIRQVFVGRGRDIMVTDALERKLYVIRKRAVHAIKNLNLAHGTEYFSPSMSARTIVYKGLLLANQVGEYYLDLKDPRCVSALALVHQRFSTNTFPEWPLAHPYRMLAHNGEINTVKGNFNWMRAREGVMKSAVLGDDLQKLYPLIFEGQSDTACFDNCLELLVMAGYPIAQAMMMMVPEAWEQHTLMDDNRRAFYEYHAAMMEPWDGPAAMAFTDGKQIGATLDRNGLRPARYIVTEDDLVVMASESGTLSIPESKIVKKWRLQPGKMFLIDMEAGRIINDDELKNQLSAAKPYKQWIDTIRVKLDEVEGQPEPIEPNETLLDRQQAFGYTQEDLKFLMAPMLQSGEEATGSMGNDSPLAVMSNKLKPLYNYFKQLFAQVTNPPIDPIRENLVMSLNSFIGPKPNLLDLNNINPPMRLEVSQPVLTSKDMAKIRNIEQFTGGKFTSHELNICYPVAWGKEGIEARIASLCAEARDAVKNGANILIITDRMMSRDNVAIPALLAVSAIHQHLVKVGLRTSTGLVVETGSARETHHFALLAGYGAEAVHPYLAMETIADMAKGLPGDLGPEKAVYNYIKAVGKGLMKVMSKMGISTYMSYTGAQIFEAVGLNQTFVDGYFAGTPTKVEGIGIFEVAEEAIRIHHAAFSPDPVLAGALDAGGEYAWRTRGEEHMWTPDAIAKLQHATRSGTYNTYKEYAQIINDQSKRHMTLRGLFEFKIDPAKAIPIEEVESAEEIVKRFATGAMSLGSISTEAHSTLAVAMNRIGGKSNTGEGGEDEKRYSAELRAGLDKFGPGKGLIQDGETLKSFLGDVVEADFPLKKGDSLRSRIKQVASGRFGVTAEYLTSADQIQIKMAQGAKPGEGGQLPGGKVSDYIGKLRYSVPGVGLISPPPHHDIYSIEDLAQLIHDLKNVNAQASISVKLVSEVGVGTIAAGVSKAKADHLVIAGQDGGTGASPVSSIKHAGTNWELGLAETQQTLVLNGLRGRIRVQVDGQMKTGRDVVIGAMLGADEFGFATAPLVVEGCIMMRKCHLNTCPVGVATQNPELRKKFTGKPEHVVNYFFFVANEVREIMAQLGIRKFDDLIGRANLLDMKKGISHWKAKGLDFSRLLWVPEGTSEPLLHTGSQDHGLDKALDQKLIQLAKPALDKGEKVSFITPIKNVNRTAGAMLSGEVAKKYGHAGLPDDTIHIQFTGTAGQSFGAFLAHGVTADLVGEGNDYVGKGLSGGRIIVRPTNDFRGLSAENMIVGNTVLYGAIAGEAFLSGVAGERFAVRNSGAAAVIEGTGDHGCEYMTGGTVVVLGETGRNFAAGMSGGMAYVYDIDGLFAKRCNMAQVELEGVVTATEQEALGNREIWHSPARGADRQPDEVILKGLIERHARYTGSERAKAILENWGTERKKFVKVFPTEYRRALKELHVAAQAKPAVVA, encoded by the coding sequence GCGCCGTGAAAGCCGAAGGCCAGGTGCTGTTGGGTTGGCGCGATGTGCCGGTGAATGCCGACATGCCAATGAGCCCCACAGTGCGTTTGAAAGAACCCGTGATTCGCCAGGTGTTTGTTGGCCGTGGTCGCGACATCATGGTGACCGATGCGCTGGAACGCAAACTGTATGTAATCCGCAAGCGTGCAGTGCACGCCATCAAGAACCTGAACCTGGCGCACGGCACTGAGTATTTCAGCCCCTCCATGAGCGCCCGTACCATTGTGTACAAAGGCCTGTTGCTGGCCAACCAGGTTGGCGAGTACTACCTCGATTTGAAAGACCCGCGTTGCGTGTCTGCATTGGCATTGGTTCACCAGCGCTTCTCCACCAACACATTCCCCGAGTGGCCACTGGCTCACCCGTACCGTATGTTGGCCCACAACGGTGAAATCAACACCGTGAAAGGCAACTTCAACTGGATGCGTGCACGTGAAGGCGTGATGAAAAGCGCCGTGTTGGGCGACGACCTGCAAAAGCTTTACCCGCTGATTTTTGAAGGGCAGTCCGACACCGCCTGTTTCGATAACTGTCTGGAACTGCTGGTGATGGCCGGCTACCCGATTGCCCAAGCCATGATGATGATGGTGCCTGAGGCCTGGGAACAACACACCCTGATGGACGACAACCGTCGCGCCTTCTACGAATACCACGCTGCCATGATGGAACCCTGGGACGGCCCCGCCGCCATGGCGTTCACAGACGGCAAGCAGATTGGTGCCACGCTTGACCGCAACGGCCTGCGTCCCGCACGTTACATCGTAACGGAAGATGATTTGGTCGTGATGGCGTCGGAATCCGGCACCCTGTCCATTCCTGAAAGCAAGATCGTCAAGAAGTGGCGCCTGCAGCCCGGCAAGATGTTCCTGATCGACATGGAAGCCGGTCGCATCATCAACGACGATGAGCTGAAAAACCAGTTGAGCGCCGCCAAGCCCTACAAGCAGTGGATTGACACAATCCGCGTGAAGCTGGACGAAGTGGAAGGCCAACCCGAGCCGATCGAACCGAACGAAACGCTGCTGGACCGTCAGCAGGCATTTGGCTACACCCAGGAAGATTTGAAGTTCCTGATGGCTCCCATGCTGCAAAGCGGCGAAGAAGCCACCGGCTCCATGGGCAATGACAGCCCCTTGGCCGTGATGTCCAACAAACTCAAGCCTTTGTACAACTACTTCAAGCAGTTGTTCGCACAGGTGACCAACCCACCGATCGACCCGATCCGTGAAAACCTGGTCATGAGCCTGAACAGCTTCATCGGACCCAAGCCCAACCTGCTTGACCTGAACAACATCAACCCGCCCATGCGTCTTGAGGTGTCCCAGCCCGTGCTGACCTCGAAAGACATGGCCAAGATCCGCAATATCGAGCAATTCACAGGCGGTAAATTCACCAGCCATGAATTGAACATTTGCTACCCAGTGGCCTGGGGCAAGGAAGGCATTGAAGCGCGCATCGCCTCATTGTGTGCAGAAGCACGCGATGCCGTGAAGAACGGCGCCAACATCCTGATCATTACCGACCGCATGATGAGCCGCGACAACGTGGCCATTCCAGCGCTGTTGGCAGTTTCCGCCATTCACCAGCACCTGGTGAAAGTGGGCCTGCGCACCAGCACCGGCTTGGTGGTTGAAACTGGCTCCGCCCGTGAAACACACCACTTTGCTTTGCTGGCGGGTTACGGTGCCGAAGCCGTTCACCCCTACCTGGCGATGGAAACCATTGCTGACATGGCCAAGGGTCTGCCAGGCGACCTGGGTCCTGAAAAGGCTGTGTACAACTACATCAAGGCCGTTGGAAAGGGTTTGATGAAAGTGATGTCCAAGATGGGCATTTCCACTTACATGAGCTACACCGGCGCGCAAATTTTCGAAGCCGTGGGCTTGAACCAGACTTTCGTCGATGGCTACTTTGCCGGTACCCCCACCAAGGTGGAAGGCATTGGCATTTTCGAAGTCGCGGAAGAAGCCATTCGTATTCACCACGCAGCCTTCAGCCCAGACCCCGTGCTGGCTGGCGCGCTGGATGCCGGCGGTGAATACGCCTGGCGTACCCGTGGTGAAGAACACATGTGGACCCCCGATGCAATTGCAAAATTGCAGCACGCCACACGTTCCGGCACGTACAACACCTACAAGGAATACGCGCAGATCATCAACGACCAAAGCAAGCGCCACATGACCTTGCGCGGCCTGTTTGAATTCAAGATTGACCCGGCCAAGGCCATTCCAATCGAAGAAGTTGAATCTGCTGAAGAAATCGTCAAGCGCTTCGCAACCGGTGCCATGTCACTGGGTTCCATTTCGACCGAAGCCCACTCCACCCTGGCCGTGGCCATGAACCGCATTGGTGGCAAAAGCAACACCGGCGAAGGTGGTGAAGACGAGAAGCGTTACAGCGCTGAATTGCGTGCCGGTCTGGACAAGTTTGGTCCCGGCAAAGGCCTGATTCAGGACGGCGAAACCCTCAAGAGCTTCCTTGGTGACGTGGTTGAGGCCGACTTCCCCTTGAAGAAAGGCGATTCACTGCGCTCACGCATCAAGCAGGTGGCTTCAGGCCGTTTCGGCGTTACTGCCGAATACCTGACTTCTGCTGATCAGATCCAGATCAAGATGGCCCAGGGTGCCAAGCCAGGCGAGGGTGGTCAGCTGCCCGGTGGCAAGGTTTCCGATTACATCGGCAAGCTGCGTTACTCCGTGCCAGGCGTGGGCCTGATTTCCCCACCCCCGCACCACGACATTTATTCCATTGAAGATTTGGCCCAGCTGATTCATGACCTGAAAAACGTGAATGCACAGGCTTCCATTTCCGTGAAGCTGGTGTCTGAAGTGGGTGTCGGTACCATTGCAGCCGGTGTGTCCAAGGCCAAGGCCGATCACCTGGTGATCGCAGGTCAAGACGGTGGCACAGGTGCTTCACCAGTTTCATCGATCAAGCACGCAGGTACCAATTGGGAACTAGGCTTGGCTGAAACCCAGCAGACCCTGGTGCTGAACGGTCTGCGTGGCCGCATCCGCGTACAGGTGGATGGCCAGATGAAGACGGGCCGTGACGTGGTGATTGGTGCCATGTTGGGCGCGGATGAATTCGGCTTTGCCACCGCACCGCTGGTGGTTGAAGGCTGCATCATGATGCGCAAGTGTCACTTGAACACCTGCCCAGTGGGCGTGGCCACACAAAACCCTGAACTTCGCAAGAAGTTCACTGGCAAGCCAGAGCACGTGGTGAACTATTTCTTCTTCGTGGCCAACGAAGTGCGCGAAATCATGGCGCAATTGGGCATTCGCAAGTTTGACGACCTGATCGGCCGCGCCAACCTGCTGGACATGAAGAAAGGCATTTCACACTGGAAGGCCAAGGGTCTGGACTTCAGCCGTTTGCTGTGGGTGCCGGAAGGCACAAGCGAGCCATTGCTGCACACAGGCAGCCAGGACCACGGCCTGGACAAGGCACTGGACCAGAAGCTGATCCAGTTGGCCAAGCCAGCCTTGGACAAGGGCGAGAAAGTGTCTTTCATCACCCCAATCAAGAACGTGAACCGCACAGCCGGTGCCATGTTATCAGGCGAAGTGGCCAAGAAATACGGCCATGCTGGTTTGCCGGATGACACCATCCACATTCAGTTCACAGGTACAGCTGGCCAATCGTTCGGCGCCTTCCTGGCACACGGCGTGACTGCCGACCTGGTGGGTGAAGGCAACGACTACGTGGGCAAGGGCTTGAGTGGCGGTCGCATTATTGTGCGCCCCACCAACGACTTCCGTGGCTTGTCTGCTGAAAACATGATCGTCGGCAACACTGTGCTTTACGGTGCCATCGCTGGTGAAGCATTCCTGAGTGGCGTGGCTGGTGAGCGTTTCGCTGTGCGTAACTCGGGTGCCGCTGCTGTAATCGAAGGCACTGGTGACCACGGTTGTGAATACATGACTGGCGGTACAGTGGTTGTGCTGGGTGAAACCGGCCGCAACTTTGCAGCCGGCATGAGCGGTGGCATGGCCTATGTGTATGACATCGACGGCTTGTTTGCCAAGCGCTGCAACATGGCCCAGGTTGAACTGGAAGGTGTGGTCACGGCAACCGAACAGGAAGCCCTGGGTAACCGCGAAATCTGGCACAGCCCAGCCCGTGGTGCCGACCGTCAGCCTGATGAAGTCATTCTGAAAGGCCTGATTGAACGCCATGCCCGTTACACCGGCAGCGAACGCGCAAAAGCCATCCTGGAAAACTGGGGCACAGAGCGCAAGAAATTCGTGAAAGTATTCCCAACCGAATACCGCCGCGCCTTGAAAGAACTGCACGTGGCTGCGCAGGCAAAACCTGCCGTAGTCGCTTGA